A genomic segment from Bradyrhizobium diazoefficiens USDA 110 encodes:
- a CDS encoding GTP cyclohydrolase II, whose amino-acid sequence MSRANRTDHIRLTSHPEPGRKAAFPIHWGAADARTRGPIIGTVSRAGDRNVIGSHGGSYAMYRALAVSAGALDPIRRPDLTNTFPAATIGPFPQWNDPAKIVALDPWGHLVAENFGKEIAEGSDIRPSIAVTRARLDLPEIREALAAKRLRADGEVVHANGSVSVVKIAIDPVWYLPGLATRFGTGETELRRTLFEQTAGMFPELVTRPDMKVFLPPIGGTTVYMFGDVSKLPDHRTKITCRVHDECNGSDVFGSDICTCRPYLIHGIEESARGAQEGGLGLVVYNRKEGRALGEVTKFLVYNARKRQEDGDAAAAYFERTECVAGVQDARFQQLMPDTIHWLGLKRIDRFLSMSDMKHDALTSQGIDIVERVPIPPELIPADAYVEIAAKKAAGYYSTDIAPEKDVNGVVGRSLEKY is encoded by the coding sequence ATGAGCCGCGCGAACCGTACCGATCACATCCGCCTGACCTCCCATCCGGAGCCGGGCAGGAAGGCCGCTTTTCCGATCCATTGGGGCGCAGCCGATGCGCGCACCCGCGGGCCGATCATCGGGACGGTGTCGCGCGCTGGGGATCGCAACGTGATCGGCAGCCATGGCGGCTCCTACGCGATGTACCGCGCGCTCGCCGTCTCCGCCGGGGCGCTCGATCCCATCAGGCGTCCCGACCTCACCAACACGTTTCCGGCAGCCACCATCGGGCCGTTTCCGCAATGGAACGATCCGGCCAAGATCGTCGCGCTCGACCCCTGGGGGCATCTCGTCGCCGAGAATTTTGGCAAGGAGATCGCCGAGGGCTCCGACATCCGGCCGAGCATCGCGGTGACGCGCGCCCGGCTCGACCTGCCCGAGATCCGCGAGGCGCTGGCCGCAAAACGGCTGCGCGCCGACGGCGAGGTCGTGCATGCCAATGGCAGCGTGTCGGTGGTGAAGATCGCGATCGATCCGGTCTGGTATCTGCCGGGCCTCGCCACGCGCTTCGGCACCGGCGAGACCGAGCTGCGCCGCACGCTGTTCGAGCAGACCGCCGGCATGTTCCCGGAGCTGGTGACGCGGCCGGACATGAAGGTGTTCCTGCCGCCGATCGGCGGCACCACAGTCTACATGTTCGGCGACGTCAGCAAGCTGCCCGACCATCGCACCAAGATCACCTGCCGCGTCCATGACGAGTGCAACGGCTCCGACGTGTTCGGCTCCGACATCTGCACCTGCCGGCCCTATCTCATCCACGGCATCGAGGAATCCGCGCGCGGCGCGCAGGAGGGCGGGCTCGGGCTCGTCGTCTACAACCGCAAGGAAGGCCGCGCGCTTGGCGAGGTCACGAAATTCCTGGTCTACAACGCCCGCAAGCGCCAGGAGGACGGCGATGCCGCCGCCGCCTATTTCGAGCGGACCGAATGCGTCGCCGGCGTGCAGGACGCGCGCTTCCAGCAATTGATGCCGGATACCATCCACTGGCTGGGGCTGAAGCGCATCGACCGCTTCCTGTCGATGAGCGACATGAAGCACGACGCGCTGACCTCGCAGGGCATCGACATCGTCGAGCGCGTGCCGATCCCGCCGGAGCTGATTCCAGCCGACGCCTATGTCGAGATCGCGGCCAAGAAGGCTGCCGGCTACTACTCGACCGACATCGCGCCGGAGAAGGACGTCAACGGCGTGGTCGGGCGTTCGCTGGAAAAATACTGA